The following are encoded in a window of Salinigranum halophilum genomic DNA:
- a CDS encoding ABC transporter ATP-binding protein, which yields MIRVSGLRKTYGDFPAVVGSDFAVERGEIFGIVGPNGAGKTTTLKMLAGLVEPSGGTASVGDHDAGDAEMRRSLGFLPEESPLYEDMTPRSYLRFFADLYDVPREVARERTEETLDRLELEHRERRLGDMSKGMKRKVAIARSLVNDPDLLIYDEPASGLDPLTTNYVLEFTRELADRGKTVVFSAHNLYHVESVCDRVVIMNRGQIVARGTVADIRAEHGSTTYHVFTTVPLPESDPAGDDHVTVVEDMTAVDSVREAAASAGGSVVDIRTEEPSLEALFLDIAGRELASDPRAEATR from the coding sequence ATGATACGCGTCAGCGGCCTCCGCAAGACCTACGGGGACTTTCCGGCCGTCGTCGGGAGCGACTTCGCGGTCGAGCGGGGGGAGATATTCGGCATCGTCGGCCCCAACGGCGCGGGGAAGACGACGACGCTGAAGATGCTCGCCGGCCTCGTCGAGCCGTCGGGAGGCACAGCGAGCGTCGGCGACCACGATGCCGGCGACGCCGAGATGCGCCGTTCGCTCGGTTTCCTCCCGGAGGAGTCGCCGCTGTACGAGGACATGACGCCGCGGTCGTATCTCCGCTTCTTCGCCGACCTCTACGACGTGCCGCGCGAGGTGGCCCGCGAGCGAACCGAGGAGACGCTCGACCGCCTCGAACTCGAACACCGCGAGCGCCGACTGGGTGACATGTCGAAGGGGATGAAACGGAAGGTCGCCATCGCGCGGTCGCTCGTCAACGACCCGGACCTGCTCATCTACGACGAACCCGCCTCCGGACTCGACCCGCTCACGACCAACTACGTCCTGGAGTTCACGCGCGAACTCGCCGACCGAGGCAAGACCGTCGTGTTCTCGGCGCACAACCTCTACCACGTCGAGAGCGTCTGTGACCGCGTCGTCATCATGAACCGCGGGCAAATCGTCGCCCGCGGCACCGTCGCGGACATCCGCGCCGAACACGGTTCGACGACGTACCACGTGTTCACGACCGTCCCGCTCCCCGAGAGCGACCCCGCCGGCGACGACCACGTGACGGTCGTCGAGGACATGACCGCCGTCGACTCGGTTCGTGAGGCGGCCGCAAGCGCAGGCGGCAGCGTGGTCGACATCCGAACGGAGGAACCGAGCCTCGAAGCCCTCTTTCTCGACATCGCGGGCCGCGAACTGGCGTCCGACCCCCGCGCGGAGGCGACTCGGTGA
- the fba gene encoding class II fructose-bisphosphate aldolase, with product MPFYSGDELDTVYDDALDEGFGLVASNVAEPNVMMGLMEGASQVNSDLLLQLSGGACTFAGNGDPVAGLKAMGNYIEVIAEQYDIGVFLNMDHQTDMEFIEKQIELDIPSSIMIDASHHPFEENVAESKQVVEMIEDAGRDILVEAELGRIKGVEDEIVSEEAFYTDPEEAVEFVDRTGCDLLAISVGTQHGVAKGKNLELRPDIAQDIRQELRDHGLDTPLVLHGSSGILPEQLQQMLQYGICKVNKDTRYQYEYTRTLFDLYREDPTNIVPPDGVEDDRDGFYNAVDWSPNKDVFDPRVGGRDVRERIADVYGDLAEIAGSAGRTKFA from the coding sequence ATGCCATTCTACAGTGGGGACGAACTCGACACCGTATACGACGACGCGCTCGACGAGGGGTTCGGGCTCGTCGCGAGCAACGTCGCCGAACCGAACGTCATGATGGGGCTCATGGAGGGTGCCTCGCAGGTGAACTCCGACCTGCTGCTCCAGCTCAGCGGGGGTGCCTGCACGTTCGCTGGGAACGGCGACCCCGTCGCGGGCCTGAAGGCGATGGGGAACTACATCGAGGTCATCGCCGAACAGTACGACATCGGCGTCTTCCTCAACATGGACCACCAGACGGACATGGAGTTCATCGAGAAACAGATCGAACTCGACATCCCCTCCTCGATCATGATCGACGCGTCACACCACCCGTTCGAGGAGAACGTCGCCGAGTCCAAGCAGGTGGTCGAGATGATCGAAGACGCCGGCCGCGACATTCTCGTCGAGGCCGAACTGGGGCGTATCAAGGGTGTCGAGGACGAGATCGTCTCCGAGGAGGCGTTCTACACCGACCCCGAGGAGGCGGTCGAGTTCGTCGACCGGACGGGCTGTGACCTCCTCGCCATCTCCGTCGGGACCCAACACGGCGTCGCGAAGGGCAAGAACCTCGAACTCCGCCCGGACATCGCCCAGGACATCCGCCAGGAACTCCGCGACCACGGCCTCGACACGCCGCTCGTCCTACACGGCTCGTCGGGTATCCTCCCCGAACAGCTCCAGCAGATGCTCCAGTACGGCATCTGCAAGGTGAACAAGGACACGCGGTATCAGTACGAGTACACGCGGACGCTGTTCGACCTCTACCGCGAGGACCCGACGAACATCGTCCCACCCGACGGTGTCGAGGACGACCGCGACGGCTTCTACAACGCGGTCGACTGGTCGCCGAACAAGGACGTCTTCGACCCCCGCGTCGGCGGCCGCGACGTCCGCGAACGCATCGCCGACGTCTACGGCGACCTCGCCGAGATCGCCGGCAGCGCCGGTCGGACCAAGTTCGCGTAG
- a CDS encoding 3-hydroxyacyl-CoA dehydrogenase family protein, with amino-acid sequence MRTLEDVQTVGIVGAGTMGNGIAQVAATAGYDVVMRDIESEFVERGFDSIDSSLSRLVKKEQLTQAEADAARDRITGTTAFDDLAAADLVVEAAVENMDVKKDIFADLADLVDEDVVLATNTSTLSITSIAAATERPEHVVGLHFMNPVPVMKGVEVVRGELTSEAAVDLAHGFAESLEKETWESDDKPGFVTNRILMPWLNEGIRAFDEGVASKEDIDRGMTLGTNVPMGPLTLADHIGLDVCLHASETLYDELGDRYKPAYLLKRKVEAGELGKKTGSGFYDYE; translated from the coding sequence ATGCGAACGCTCGAAGACGTCCAGACGGTCGGTATCGTCGGCGCGGGAACAATGGGGAACGGCATCGCACAGGTCGCCGCCACGGCCGGCTACGACGTCGTCATGCGGGATATCGAGAGCGAGTTCGTCGAGCGCGGCTTCGACAGCATCGACAGTTCGCTCTCGCGACTCGTCAAGAAAGAACAGCTCACACAGGCAGAGGCCGACGCCGCACGCGACCGCATCACCGGGACGACGGCGTTCGACGACCTCGCCGCCGCGGACCTCGTCGTCGAGGCGGCGGTCGAGAACATGGACGTGAAGAAGGACATCTTCGCCGACCTCGCCGACCTCGTCGACGAGGACGTCGTGCTCGCGACGAACACCTCCACGCTCTCGATCACCTCCATCGCGGCGGCGACAGAGCGCCCCGAGCACGTCGTCGGCCTCCACTTCATGAACCCCGTGCCGGTGATGAAGGGCGTCGAAGTGGTCCGCGGCGAACTCACGTCCGAGGCGGCGGTCGACCTCGCTCACGGCTTCGCCGAGTCCCTCGAGAAGGAGACGTGGGAGTCCGACGACAAGCCCGGCTTCGTCACCAACCGCATCCTGATGCCGTGGCTCAACGAGGGCATCCGCGCGTTCGACGAAGGGGTCGCCTCGAAGGAGGATATCGACCGGGGGATGACTCTCGGAACCAACGTCCCGATGGGGCCGCTCACGCTGGCGGACCACATCGGCCTCGACGTCTGTCTGCACGCCTCCGAGACACTCTACGACGAACTCGGAGACCGCTACAAGCCGGCGTACCTCCTGAAGCGGAAGGTCGAGGCAGGGGAGTTAGGAAAGAAAACCGGCAGCGGCTTCTACGACTACGAGTAG
- a CDS encoding class 1 fructose-bisphosphatase, with amino-acid sequence MDGKTRAIVEEIFETVAEASPEIRAGLPSRRLKSGSENPSGEKQMAADVFADDLLQSRLGALDSVGEYASEERETVDDVGEGLSVTVDPLDGSSNLKPNNTMGTVVGIYDEPLPATGDDLVGAAYVLFGPVATMMCAVDGQVDEYLVDNGVRNLVTEDVQLPAEPSVYGFGGRVPEWFDDFTAFAREVEQDASMKLRYGGAMIGDVNQVLTYGGIFSYPAFTNAPEGKLRLQYEGYPVAYIVETAGGASSDGEKSILEVVKTDDIHARVPVHVGNHELIERLEATLDESVPS; translated from the coding sequence ATGGACGGCAAGACGCGCGCCATCGTCGAGGAGATATTCGAGACCGTCGCCGAGGCGTCCCCCGAAATCCGCGCCGGCCTGCCGAGTCGGCGGCTGAAGAGCGGGTCGGAGAACCCGAGCGGCGAGAAACAGATGGCCGCGGACGTGTTCGCCGACGACCTGCTTCAGTCCCGCCTCGGGGCGCTCGACAGCGTCGGCGAGTACGCCAGCGAGGAGCGTGAGACCGTCGACGACGTCGGCGAGGGCCTCTCCGTGACGGTAGACCCGCTCGACGGGTCGTCGAACCTCAAGCCCAACAACACGATGGGGACGGTGGTGGGTATCTACGACGAACCGCTTCCGGCCACGGGTGATGACCTCGTCGGCGCGGCGTACGTGCTCTTCGGCCCCGTCGCGACGATGATGTGCGCCGTCGACGGGCAGGTCGACGAGTACCTCGTCGACAACGGCGTCCGCAACCTCGTCACCGAGGACGTCCAGCTGCCAGCAGAGCCCTCCGTCTACGGGTTCGGTGGGCGCGTCCCCGAGTGGTTCGACGACTTCACGGCCTTCGCGCGGGAGGTCGAACAGGACGCGTCGATGAAGCTCCGGTACGGCGGGGCGATGATCGGCGACGTCAACCAGGTCCTGACCTACGGCGGCATCTTCTCGTACCCCGCGTTCACGAACGCGCCCGAAGGAAAGCTCCGGCTCCAGTACGAGGGCTACCCCGTCGCGTACATCGTCGAGACGGCCGGCGGGGCCTCTTCGGACGGTGAGAAGTCCATCCTCGAGGTCGTGAAGACCGACGACATCCACGCACGGGTGCCGGTCCACGTCGGTAACCACGAACTCATCGAACGACTCGAGGCGACGCTGGACGAGTCGGTCCCGTCGTAA
- a CDS encoding NAD-dependent epimerase/dehydratase family protein — protein sequence MRVLLTGAHGTVGTALTAHLGDRHEFTLFDRRTVGEETTWDGAGSHPHADREAITGDVTDADAVHAAMTGHEAVVHLAGYPRTDGSWAEVLENNVVGTRTVLDAAVEAGVDLVVFASSNHVVGGYEQELAPDIYHGTDLVVDHTASFRPDSPYGTSKAAGEVCGREYTERGDLRFVAVRICSVRAPRYDHPYGDAERGVHEGRWDRDSGAYDEQVARMKALWQSRRDCAALFDCCLGFDGRFDVFYGVSDNERRWFDLDHAREVVGYDPADSGEAWSAPPR from the coding sequence GACCGACACGAGTTCACGCTGTTCGACCGGCGGACCGTCGGCGAGGAGACGACGTGGGACGGGGCGGGCTCACATCCGCACGCCGACCGTGAGGCCATCACCGGCGACGTCACCGACGCGGACGCGGTCCACGCGGCGATGACAGGTCACGAGGCCGTCGTGCATCTCGCGGGCTACCCACGCACGGACGGTTCCTGGGCGGAGGTACTGGAGAACAACGTCGTCGGGACGCGGACCGTCCTCGACGCGGCCGTCGAGGCCGGGGTCGACCTGGTCGTCTTCGCCTCCTCGAACCACGTCGTCGGCGGCTACGAACAGGAACTCGCCCCCGACATCTACCACGGCACCGACCTCGTCGTCGACCACACCGCCTCGTTCCGCCCAGACTCGCCGTACGGCACCTCGAAGGCCGCAGGTGAGGTGTGCGGTCGGGAGTACACCGAGCGGGGCGACCTCCGGTTCGTCGCCGTGCGCATCTGCAGCGTCCGCGCGCCGCGGTACGACCACCCGTACGGCGACGCCGAACGCGGGGTCCACGAGGGGCGATGGGACCGCGACAGCGGCGCGTACGACGAGCAGGTCGCGCGGATGAAGGCACTGTGGCAGTCTCGACGCGACTGCGCGGCGCTGTTCGACTGCTGTCTCGGGTTCGACGGGCGGTTCGACGTCTTCTACGGCGTCAGCGACAACGAGCGGCGGTGGTTCGACCTCGACCACGCCCGCGAGGTGGTGGGGTACGACCCGGCGGACTCCGGTGAGGCGTGGTCGGCACCGCCCCGATAG